In Papaver somniferum cultivar HN1 chromosome 1, ASM357369v1, whole genome shotgun sequence, a genomic segment contains:
- the LOC113319445 gene encoding uncharacterized protein LOC113319445: MRSTSKNKSLEPVIETNDEFCLSQIWVTTDTGNDVNSIEAGWQVHPYIFDDNHTRFFIYWTTDGYMNTGCYNLICNGFVHVSSNIALGCAFSEMSTFNANQKDATFNIHEDQSSGNWWVQLQGIPVGYYPSSLFTKLSKTATSVVWGGEITNFKSKERHTSTQIGSGHFPSEGGLKISSYFNRVQLVDENNMARHPENVEKRVTNPDSYDLRIDNNNYDTNGYCFYYGGPGYNDKCQ, translated from the exons ATGAG GAGCACAAGCAAAAATAAATCTTTGGAACCAGTTATTGAAACAAACGACGaattctgtttatctcaaatttGGGTTACAACCGATACCGGCAACGATGTCAATTCTATTGAAGCAGGATGGCAA GTACACCCATACATCTTCGATGACAATCATACCAGATTTTTTATATACTGGACT aCGGATGGATACATGAACACAGGTTGCTATAACCTCATATGTAATGGTTTCGTGCACGTATCGTCAAATATTGCCCTTGGCTGCGCTTTTAGTGAGATGTCTACTTTTAATGCTAACCAAAAAGATGCCACCTTCAATATTCACGAG GATCAAAGTAGTGGGAACTGGTGGGTACAATTACAAGGTATTCCGGTCGGTTACTATCCAAGTTCTCTCTTTACAAAATTATCAAAAACGGCAACGAGTGTAGTTTGGGGTGGAGAAATCACTAATTTCAAAAGTAAAGAAAGACATACTTCGACTCAAATAGGTAGCGGCCATTTTCCTTCGGAAGGTGGTTTGAAAATATCAAGTTATTTTAATCGGGTTCAATTGGTCGATGAAAATAACATGGCGAGACACCCTGAAAATGTTGAGAAACGAGTTACGAATCCAGACAGTTATGATTTGAGGATTGACAACAACAACTATGATACTAATGGTTATTGTTTTTATTATGGAGGTCCCGGGTATAATGATAAATGTCAATGA